A genome region from Pongo pygmaeus isolate AG05252 chromosome 17, NHGRI_mPonPyg2-v2.0_pri, whole genome shotgun sequence includes the following:
- the LOC129018885 gene encoding elongin-A3-like translates to MAAGSTTLRAVQKLQVRLATKTNPKKLEKYLQKLSALPMTADILAETGIRKTVKRLRKHQHVGDFARDLAARWKKLVLVDRNTGPDPQDAEDSASRQRLGEALQDQEKAWGFPENATAPRSPSHSPQHGRTARRTPPGQQRPHPRSPSREPRAERKRPRTAPADSGPRRDPPTRTAPLPTPEGPEPAVPGKQPGRGHAHAAQGGPLPGPGCQGQPQGEAVASHSKGRKSSRWASAHKSPPVQESQSERLQAAGADSAGPKTVPSLLFAELWDPSAAWMQANYDLLSAFEAMTSQAEPEALSAPTFQEEAAFPGRRVNARLQVYSGSRPACQLQVLTLRQQCLPVLRNNPDALGDVGGVAYSVLEPVPEGWTPDQLYRTEKDNHALARETDELWRIHCLQDFKGEKPREHESWRELYLRLRDAREQRLRVVTTKIRSALENKPSGRQTKMICFNSVAKTPYDASRREEKSAGAADPGNGEIKPAPQPAGSSQAASGLGDGGGGGGGGGSSSSSSSSSNVLHGPPEKRANPCLSSSNEHAAPAAKTRKQAAKKVAPLMAKAVRDYKRRFSRR, encoded by the coding sequence ATGGCGGCAGGCTCCACTACGCTGCGCGCAGTGCAGAAGCTGCAGGTGCGTCTGGCCACGAAGACGAACCCAAAAAagctggagaaatatttgcagaaactcTCCGCCCTGCCCATGACGGCAGACATCCTGGCGGAGACTGGAATCAGAAAGACGGTGAAGCGCCTGCGGAAGCACCAGCACGTGGGCGACTTTGCCAGAGACTTAGCGGCCCGGTGGAAGAAGCTGGTGCTTGTGGACCGAAACACCGGGCCTGACCCACAGGACGCTGAGGACAGCGCTTCCCGACAGCGCCTCGGGGAGGCTCTCCAGGACCAGGAAAAGGCCTGGGGCTTCCCAGAAAACGCGACGGCCCCCAGGAGCCCATCTCACAGCCCTCAGCACGGACGGACAGCACGCAGAACACCTCCGGGACAACAGAGACCTCACCCGAGGTCTCCCAGTCGCGAGCCCAGAGCCGAGAGAAAGCGCCCCAGAACGGCCCCAGCTGATTCCGGCCCCCGTCGGGACCCTCCAACGCGCACCGCTCCCCTCCCGACGCCCGAGGGCCCTGAGCCCGCTGTGCCCGGGAAGCAACCCGGAAGAGGCCACGCTCACGCCGCTCAGGGCGGGCCTCTGCCGGGTCCGGGCTGCCAGGGCCAACCTCAGGGGGAAGCGGTGGCGAGCCACAGCAAGGGGCGCAAATCGTCCCGCTGGGCTTCGGCTCACAAATCGCCTCCTGTCCAGGAAAGCCAGTCAGAGAGGCTGCAGGCGGCCGGCGCTGATTCCGCCGGGCCGAAAACGGTGCCCAGCCTTCTCTTCGCAGAGCTCTGGGACCCCTCAGCGGCCTGGATGCAGGCCAACTACGATCTGCTGTCCGCTTTTGAGGCCATGACCTCCCAGGCAGAGCCAGAAGCACTCTCCGCGCCAACGTTCCAGGAGGAAGCCGCTTTCCCTGGACGCAGAGTGAATGCTAGGCTGCAGGTGTACTCGGGCTCCAggcctgcctgccagctccaggTGCTGACGCTGCGCCAGCAGTGCCTCCCGGTGCTTAGAAACAATCCGGACGCCCTCGGCGACGTGGGAGGGGTCGCCTACTCGGTTCTTGAACCCGTTCCGGAAGGGTGGACGCCTGATCAGCTGTATCGCACAGAGAAAGACAACCACGCACTCGCTCGAGAGACAGATGAATTATGGAGGATTCATTGTCTCCAGGACTTCAAGGGAGAAAAGCCGCGGGAGCACGAGTCTTGGCGGGAGCTGTACCTGCGGCTTCGCGACGCCCGAGAGCAGCGGCTGCGAGTAGTGACCACGAAAATCCGATCTGCACTTGAAAACAAACCCAGCGGCCGACAGACAAAGATGatctgtttcaactctgtggccaAGACGCCTTATGATGCTtccaggagggaagagaagtcTGCAGGAGCCGCTGACCCCGGAAACGGGGAGATCAAGCCAGCCCCCCAGCCCGCAGGAAGCAGCCAGGCTGCCTCCGGCCTCggggacggcggcggcggcggcggcggcggcggcagcagcagcagcagcagcagcagcagcaacgtcCTTCACGGGCCCCCTGAGAAGCGGGCCAACCCCTGCCTGAGCAGCAGCAATGAGCACGCGGCGCCCGCGGCCAAGACCCGGAAACAGGCTGCCAAGAAAGTGGCCCCGCTGATGGCCAAGGCAGTTCGAGACTACAAGAGAAGATTCTCCCGACGATAA